A section of the Flavobacterium ardleyense genome encodes:
- the ku gene encoding non-homologous end joining protein Ku produces MKALWKGGISFGLVNIPVRLYSGAVTHRIDLDMIRKKDQCAIQYVRVCKADGKEVPWDEIAKGYKKENGDYVILDKADFEKATPEKTQTIDIFEFVLEDEIPSQYLEKPYIVEPAKEATKTYALLREALKKSGKVGLAKFVLRTAPHLGILKVENDAILLIQIRFDQDLRDPFEAKIPKSVKLEKKEVEMALSIIDQLTEKFEPEKYKDTYKEDLLKIIKEKSSAKPAKKVGKRKKPTESEEVEEGADELLELLKASLDSIKN; encoded by the coding sequence ATGAAAGCACTTTGGAAAGGCGGAATCAGCTTTGGACTAGTAAATATTCCTGTGAGATTGTATAGCGGCGCTGTAACTCACAGAATTGATCTTGACATGATTCGCAAGAAAGATCAATGTGCAATTCAATATGTTAGAGTTTGCAAAGCTGACGGGAAAGAAGTCCCTTGGGACGAAATTGCAAAAGGCTATAAAAAAGAAAATGGTGATTACGTTATTTTAGACAAGGCCGATTTTGAAAAAGCTACTCCCGAAAAAACTCAGACAATCGATATCTTCGAATTTGTTTTAGAGGACGAAATTCCTTCTCAATACCTTGAAAAACCTTATATAGTCGAACCAGCAAAGGAAGCTACTAAAACCTACGCTCTATTGCGTGAAGCATTAAAAAAATCAGGAAAGGTTGGACTGGCAAAATTTGTCCTACGAACTGCTCCTCACTTAGGTATTTTAAAAGTAGAAAATGATGCTATTCTTTTAATTCAAATTAGATTTGATCAAGATTTACGAGACCCATTCGAAGCTAAAATACCCAAATCAGTTAAATTAGAAAAGAAGGAAGTTGAAATGGCTTTATCCATTATAGATCAATTGACAGAAAAATTTGAACCTGAAAAATACAAGGATACTTACAAAGAAGATTTGTTGAAAATTATAAAAGAGAAATCATCCGCTAAACCAGCAAAAAAAGTAGGTAAACGTAAAAAACCTACGGAGTCTGAAGAGGTAGAAGAAGGTGCTGATGAACTATTAGAATTGTTAAAAGCTAGTCTTGATAGCATTAAAAATTAG